CGCTGCTGCCAGACATCGTGTTCGGCGTCGACGCGACACTTCAGGAGGTCAGCGATCTGTCCCAGCATGGGGACGAAGCGCTCCGGGCTGTCTGCGTACTGCACGAAGAGGCGATGGTCGCGGACGCGCTTGAGTTGCCTGAGGATCTTCTGTCTGTGCTGCTTCACTAGGTCGCTGCCAGCGATCCCCTCGATGGTTGTCCGGTTCTGCTCGATCCAAGCTATGCCCCGCGACGTCAGCATCCAACCGTCGTCCACAGGCCTGCGGCGTGTCTTCGCGGTAAGACCGCGGTTCTGGCCGGCACGCCCCTCAACCAGCGCACCGTTCTGCTCCTTGCGGGCATCGGTGAGTGCAACCCTGACGATGTCCTTGTCAGGGTACTTCGTGTGCTTCACCCATGAGAAGGAAGCCGGGAAGAGCTCGAAGCACTTGATGGTGATGTCTTCCGTATGAACGCGGCTCGTGTCGCCGCCAAGCAGATACAAGGCGTAGACGACAAGCTCGCGATTTGGATATGTGCGAGAAGGAACTCCGATGATCCACCTCCCCGGGTTATGTCCGTGACGTTCGACGCCCCGTCTGCCAGCTAACGACCCCGCATAAGCTGCCTGCCACGGCTCGCCTCGGCAAGTTCGCCGGGCCACGGCTGGCTGTCGGTGGCTTTAAAGGACTGATGGCCGCGGCCGGACAGCTTCGTGCGGTAGTTAGGCGGCGAACTACAGTTTGTTGACCATTAGGTCAATCGCCTCGATGCAGTGCTGCTTGTAGCCCGGGTCGACTCGCACGCGCAGCCCGCCGATGTCCAACCGTCCCGTAGGCATCGAATAGAACGGGCAGCCTCTAGCGAAGGCGACGACGCCGGTGGTTTGGAAGTCACGTATGCTCACCACACCGCCCGTAGTGGACTTGGTAGTGGACTTGAAGGTGAATATGGTCGGATTGGACTTAATCAGTTCACGGATATCCTGATCGATGGATTCGAGGACGGCTGCGTAGGCAGAGGCCTCACCCATGTACTGCGTGATACGATTCCGGACAATCAGGTGTACACGGGGGAGGGTACGCCCTGCGTTCTCAAGCTTGGTGGCGAATGCGTACTTGGAATAGATGTCGGATGGCAATTTGAGCCCATACACGAGGGAGAAGGCATTCTGAATCGCCCGACGCGAAGAATCGTCAGCCATGACTGGGAGGACGAGTCTGGTCGCCGAAGAGAGCGCAATCTGAGTGTAGATCGAGAAGCTGGGGTTCGCGTCGATAAACACGGCGTCGAACCTGCCTTCCACCTTAGCGAGAAAGTCGCTGAGCCAGCTGATGACCTTAATCCAGGTGTCCGTGCCTGGGATCTGGGTGTTGGCCAGAGTGTTGATGGCATTCGACTGGAGCTCGAGGAGGGGGTCCCCGCAGAGCAGCCATATGTTGACGGGGACACTAGGGTTAACGGTTGCTGGGACGGTGAAAAAGTCGTGGGGGCTGAACTTGGCTTCGGAGAAGGGCGCGGGCAGCCGGAGCTGGAAGTAGCCGCCGATACTGCACCTCGGGATCATTCCGTGGCGGGCGAGAAGGTTCTTGCTTCCGCCATTGATGAGGCCGCCGAGGAACAGCTCGGAGAGATTCGCCTGAGGGCAGGCGTCAATGGCCAGCACTCGATCCTTTGGGTTCTTGTTGGCATAGCGGCAGATCGCCTGAAAGGCTAGGCTGGTTTTGCCCGTCCCTCCTTTGTTATTCCAGAACGCGTACGTTAGCACATTGTCCCCCCTGGACCGTGATAATGTCGCTATGGACACTATAGCGTCCACAACGGACGGCGTCAAGTCCCTGGGGTTCCCAGTGGAAATCGGGCGCGAGGATGAGGCTCTGGGGCGCGGCTCCGGCGAGAGCAGGGAGTGAGCCGCCTAACTCGAAACAGGCTGAACTATCTAACCCCGCTAACACTGCAAGCAGGTCACCCTATTCCCTGATCTCCCATCCTGCCGGCCTGGTTTCGCTGGTCAGTCTATCATTCCTCCATGTCCCTGCCTCCGCGCGCGCCGTCACGGCGTCAGCAGGCGATCCACCGGGCCGCGAACCGCCCCGGGGCCGCGGTTCAGCATGTGCGGACGATCCACGCAGATCCGAGCGGCAGGAAACCCCGGACCTCCTGCGCGCCGGCCGGACTACCTCGCACGCACCCGCATTCCGTCCCGAAGACCCTCCGTAGGAGCCGCTACCACCCGATCGCCCACCTCCACCCCGCTGAGCACCTGCACCTGCTTAGAGGTG
The nucleotide sequence above comes from bacterium. Encoded proteins:
- a CDS encoding ParA family protein; this encodes MLTYAFWNNKGGTGKTSLAFQAICRYANKNPKDRVLAIDACPQANLSELFLGGLINGGSKNLLARHGMIPRCSIGGYFQLRLPAPFSEAKFSPHDFFTVPATVNPSVPVNIWLLCGDPLLELQSNAINTLANTQIPGTDTWIKVISWLSDFLAKVEGRFDAVFIDANPSFSIYTQIALSSATRLVLPVMADDSSRRAIQNAFSLVYGLKLPSDIYSKYAFATKLENAGRTLPRVHLIVRNRITQYMGEASAYAAVLESIDQDIRELIKSNPTIFTFKSTTKSTTGGVVSIRDFQTTGVVAFARGCPFYSMPTGRLDIGGLRVRVDPGYKQHCIEAIDLMVNKL